A DNA window from Mariprofundus aestuarium contains the following coding sequences:
- a CDS encoding glycosyltransferase family 2 protein encodes MAHLSIVIPVYKAEGCLHELYSRLVSSLEKITADFECILVEDCGGDRSWGIIQELAASDSRIKGMQFSRNFGQHYGITAGLDHCSGDWVVVMDCDLQDAPEEIPNLYAKANEGFDVVLAQRLNRKDDSTKTLSSKLFYKLFNYLTGMDYDPSVGNFRIMSAKVVENCRNMREGLRFLPGMIDWMGFPAAKIEVEHCSRFAGESSYTFRKLLSLATDTIIAYSDKPLRMSVRFGFSIATISMIAGLSLLTYSMFNDLAVSGWSSLIISLYFLGGIIIANLGIIGIYLGKTFDETKKRPLYIINHTTFNNE; translated from the coding sequence ATGGCTCATCTATCCATCGTTATCCCGGTCTATAAAGCTGAAGGCTGCTTGCACGAGTTATACAGCAGACTTGTCTCTTCACTTGAGAAAATCACCGCAGATTTTGAATGCATTCTGGTCGAAGACTGTGGTGGTGATCGCTCATGGGGGATTATTCAAGAACTTGCCGCATCTGACTCTCGCATCAAAGGCATGCAGTTCAGCCGAAATTTCGGTCAGCACTACGGCATTACAGCTGGGTTGGACCACTGCAGTGGGGACTGGGTAGTGGTGATGGACTGCGACCTCCAGGATGCTCCGGAAGAGATCCCCAACCTCTATGCCAAAGCGAATGAGGGTTTCGATGTCGTACTTGCTCAGCGCTTGAACCGCAAAGACGACTCAACAAAGACGCTCTCATCCAAACTGTTCTACAAGCTTTTCAATTATCTGACTGGCATGGATTACGACCCTTCGGTAGGCAACTTCCGCATCATGTCGGCCAAGGTAGTGGAGAACTGCAGGAATATGCGCGAGGGGCTTCGTTTTCTCCCCGGCATGATTGACTGGATGGGGTTTCCGGCGGCCAAGATTGAGGTTGAACACTGCAGCCGCTTTGCTGGCGAGTCCTCTTACACATTCCGCAAGCTACTGAGTCTGGCTACCGATACCATCATCGCCTACTCCGACAAACCGCTGCGCATGTCGGTCCGATTCGGATTCAGTATTGCCACCATCTCCATGATCGCGGGTCTCTCACTGCTAACCTATTCAATGTTCAACGATCTTGCGGTATCGGGCTGGAGCAGCCTGATTATATCACTCTACTTCCTGGGCGGCATTATCATCGCCAACCTCGGCATTATCGGCATTTATCTCGGCAAAACCTTTGATGAAACGAAGAAAAGGCCGCTCTATATCATCAATCACACCACCTTCAACAATGAATAA
- a CDS encoding class I SAM-dependent methyltransferase, which translates to MAQIVSGFRAVFSHPSIYNLAQRLVGAEKARRALVQDYFPETGGYRMLDIGCGTAEILRHLPDDIDYFGFDASDPYIAEARNRFSTRGTFKAELVREATLEDMEPFDLVLAFGLLHHLDDDEGKTLFALARKALKPGGLVITIDPVYVPEQSALAHWMISKDRGQNIRVPEGYRELASAQFTDITAIVRHDMLHIPYSHLIMTCKKQ; encoded by the coding sequence ATGGCACAGATCGTAAGCGGCTTTCGCGCCGTCTTCTCACACCCCTCGATCTACAATCTGGCCCAGCGCCTGGTGGGCGCTGAAAAGGCACGCCGTGCACTGGTGCAGGACTATTTCCCCGAAACCGGCGGCTATCGCATGCTCGACATCGGCTGCGGAACGGCAGAGATCCTTCGCCACCTGCCTGATGACATTGATTATTTCGGCTTTGATGCATCCGACCCCTACATCGCCGAAGCGCGTAACAGGTTTTCAACACGCGGCACCTTCAAAGCGGAGTTAGTCAGGGAGGCTACCCTGGAAGATATGGAGCCATTTGATCTGGTGCTCGCCTTCGGCCTGCTGCATCATCTCGATGACGATGAAGGAAAAACATTGTTTGCACTGGCCCGAAAGGCCCTTAAGCCCGGTGGACTGGTGATTACGATCGATCCTGTTTATGTGCCCGAACAGTCGGCTTTGGCGCACTGGATGATCAGCAAGGATCGCGGGCAGAATATCCGTGTCCCCGAGGGGTATCGAGAGCTTGCCTCAGCACAGTTTACCGACATCACGGCAATCGTACGCCATGATATGCTACATATACCCTACTCCCACCTGATTATGACGTGCAAAAAACAGTGA
- a CDS encoding class I SAM-dependent methyltransferase, translated as MKTILNVKEQSALEASLENFLEQLPIVRIAESVTVQSGKPESEVLNLIQTFANESRVTLKLIIKQLDREQQILEVGAGLCLLSLFLRQEGFRNIALEPALGGFGLFEQLKTAILKHFSQIDLPVLDKPAQALDASIDGPFDLIFSNNVIEHIPQWPVALEAMTAVLSLKGLMVHACPNYTIPYEPHYGVPVFRHFPELSRKLFLPAGSDAEIWDSLNFITCKEIKNHCNRRTLNCRFRSELLYSAIKRINDDEVFKKRHQGMVATLASFIMKSGLGALIRRIPPTLSTPMIVEISHDRGKN; from the coding sequence GTGAAAACAATTCTTAACGTAAAAGAACAATCGGCACTGGAAGCATCACTTGAGAACTTTCTCGAGCAACTCCCCATTGTCAGAATTGCTGAATCGGTAACTGTGCAGTCGGGCAAACCAGAATCCGAAGTGCTTAACTTGATTCAAACATTTGCCAATGAGAGTCGTGTAACCCTTAAACTGATCATCAAACAACTCGATCGTGAGCAACAGATACTTGAGGTCGGTGCCGGTCTCTGCCTTCTGAGCCTGTTTCTCAGACAAGAGGGCTTCAGGAATATTGCACTGGAGCCTGCGCTGGGGGGCTTCGGCCTGTTTGAGCAGCTAAAAACAGCGATACTGAAGCACTTTAGCCAGATTGACCTACCTGTGCTCGACAAACCAGCACAAGCACTGGACGCCTCAATAGACGGTCCCTTTGATCTCATCTTCAGCAACAATGTCATTGAGCACATTCCTCAGTGGCCTGTCGCGCTGGAGGCAATGACAGCGGTATTGAGCCTGAAGGGCTTGATGGTTCACGCCTGCCCCAACTATACGATCCCCTATGAACCGCATTATGGTGTGCCGGTCTTCCGTCATTTTCCAGAACTAAGCCGCAAACTGTTTTTGCCTGCTGGAAGCGATGCGGAAATCTGGGACTCTCTCAATTTCATCACCTGCAAAGAGATTAAAAATCACTGTAACAGAAGAACCCTAAATTGCCGATTTAGAAGTGAATTGCTTTACAGCGCAATCAAGCGAATCAATGATGATGAGGTATTCAAGAAACGCCATCAGGGTATGGTTGCGACACTTGCATCCTTCATCATGAAATCAGGGCTCGGGGCTCTAATCAGACGCATCCCGCCCACGCTTTCCACGCCGATGATTGTCGAAATCAGCCACGACAGAGGAAAGAACTGA
- a CDS encoding glycosyltransferase family 4 protein, with amino-acid sequence MKVLHIVRQYGPVGGMERYAWEVSRAQAELGADVQVLCEHCHLNPSENIQVHLLGQGLRKPRWLSALLFSRKVTAWIKQHPQKNTIIHSHETTGVHHITTFHGPPFARIRQSPWWKRASLRVYANLWLEERELCGEQVQRVTPNSELIAGELIDAYPVIAPRLTPPVVPGVESGEVRPNRDIPAKGGVIGFIGKEWKRKGLDRAASIVEQLRLQRPDCELWVLGPDPEKVSHLFKHWQGGYRLLGLAESREILPQFDLLLHPARREPFGMVITEALATQVPVVISNQCGAATEITEGLGRVLDENSTTDNWVTACDELLNRTSPPPIYKHSWQDVAREYLDVYASITLK; translated from the coding sequence ATGAAGGTACTGCACATTGTTCGCCAGTACGGTCCTGTCGGCGGCATGGAACGTTATGCGTGGGAGGTAAGCCGGGCTCAGGCTGAACTCGGTGCAGATGTGCAGGTGCTTTGTGAGCATTGCCATCTGAATCCTTCTGAAAATATTCAGGTTCACTTGCTTGGTCAGGGGCTACGTAAACCGCGCTGGTTATCCGCCCTGCTCTTCTCCCGCAAGGTCACAGCCTGGATCAAGCAGCACCCGCAGAAGAACACGATCATTCACAGCCATGAAACTACCGGCGTACACCACATCACAACATTTCACGGACCACCCTTTGCCCGCATCCGTCAATCACCATGGTGGAAACGCGCCTCATTGCGAGTCTATGCAAACCTCTGGCTGGAAGAGCGTGAGTTATGCGGAGAGCAGGTACAGAGAGTCACACCCAACTCGGAGCTGATTGCCGGGGAGTTGATTGATGCCTATCCGGTTATTGCACCGCGCTTAACCCCTCCGGTGGTGCCGGGGGTGGAGTCTGGAGAAGTGCGTCCAAACCGGGATATCCCGGCCAAGGGTGGAGTCATCGGCTTCATCGGCAAAGAGTGGAAACGCAAAGGGCTTGATCGTGCGGCAAGCATCGTTGAACAACTGCGCCTGCAGCGACCCGACTGTGAACTATGGGTGCTGGGCCCGGATCCGGAAAAGGTTTCCCACCTCTTCAAGCATTGGCAGGGCGGCTATCGCCTGCTGGGGCTGGCCGAATCACGTGAAATTCTACCGCAGTTTGATCTGTTGCTACACCCGGCCCGGCGGGAGCCATTCGGCATGGTTATTACTGAAGCTCTAGCCACGCAGGTACCCGTCGTCATTTCCAACCAGTGCGGTGCAGCAACAGAGATTACAGAGGGCCTGGGTCGTGTATTGGATGAAAACAGTACAACGGATAACTGGGTTACAGCATGTGACGAGTTGCTAAACCGTACTTCACCACCGCCCATCTACAAGCATAGCTGGCAAGATGTAGCACGTGAATACCTTGATGTTTATGCTTCTATAACGTTGAAATAG
- the kdsB gene encoding 3-deoxy-manno-octulosonate cytidylyltransferase, with protein sequence MKIAIGIPARMGSTRFPGKPLAQLAGKPMIQHVIEKALAADLGPVFVATDDDAIAEVARNAGVIACITSPDHPNGSNRLAEAVRDIDCDVVVNVQGDEPLIDPLAIRAVIEPFHDDAYLPMATLAHPVREETDLHDANVVKVVCNAKGRALYFSRAPIPFPRSGASNALQHVGLYAYRKEFLLIYPSLEACAAEESEQLEQLRVLHHGYDIAVTVGDFHCIGVDTPMDLIKAEKLLLKG encoded by the coding sequence ATGAAAATCGCCATTGGTATTCCCGCCCGCATGGGCTCCACCCGTTTCCCCGGAAAACCGCTGGCACAGCTTGCTGGAAAACCGATGATTCAGCATGTAATCGAAAAGGCTCTGGCTGCCGATCTTGGCCCTGTCTTTGTAGCCACTGATGATGATGCTATTGCAGAGGTTGCTCGAAACGCTGGTGTTATCGCCTGCATTACCAGTCCTGACCACCCTAACGGCAGCAACCGCCTTGCCGAAGCAGTTCGTGATATAGACTGTGATGTAGTCGTTAATGTTCAGGGAGATGAGCCGCTGATCGACCCGCTTGCCATTCGCGCTGTGATAGAACCATTTCATGATGATGCATATCTGCCCATGGCAACACTGGCTCACCCGGTCAGGGAAGAGACCGATCTGCATGATGCCAATGTGGTTAAAGTGGTATGTAATGCCAAAGGACGCGCCCTCTACTTCAGCCGCGCTCCGATCCCCTTCCCGCGTTCAGGAGCATCAAATGCATTGCAGCACGTTGGCCTCTATGCCTATCGCAAGGAGTTCCTGCTGATCTATCCATCGCTTGAAGCATGCGCGGCCGAAGAGAGTGAGCAGCTTGAGCAGCTACGTGTGCTTCACCACGGTTACGATATTGCCGTTACTGTTGGTGACTTTCACTGTATCGGTGTGGATACGCCCATGGATCTCATCAAGGCTGAAAAATTACTGCTAAAAGGCTGA
- a CDS encoding LptF/LptG family permease, protein MILDRYILRLWLGPFMGGLILVLSVLLLGRALKLLGTVSDSGQAWLLIGELLVLTMPYFLLLTVPMAFFLSMQNTIASLQQSSEMDALRASGVSYTRMFRSFFLVVALLWLGLTFTSMVLLPQGQLGFNNILAKVYALKGAITFSPQRFTQGFDGVTVYVDGEDQEGIYHGVILEDHRDGVSVIYTAKSAQFIMSGDYLELQMNSGVRLEGKGADQRMLTFDHYQVTIPVSEGKWRERKSTDHVTMMTVSELWQSVQALAKPDAVAEWNRRALLPSTVLILFFFALPLSLTQKRSGKAGSLIAGIAVLVLIYNVQLLLHRQVSQGAFSGWTMWAAQAAMLALGAFLWKRVEADRMPRVFSLLSEWIYLLHQAFIHRVAHRWVKKEG, encoded by the coding sequence ATGATACTTGACCGTTACATCCTGCGCCTGTGGCTGGGCCCATTTATGGGTGGTCTTATCCTTGTGCTAAGTGTTTTGTTGCTTGGACGAGCCTTAAAGCTGCTGGGAACTGTCAGCGATAGTGGGCAGGCGTGGCTTCTGATTGGAGAGCTTCTGGTACTTACCATGCCATATTTTCTGCTTCTTACCGTGCCGATGGCCTTTTTTCTCTCCATGCAGAATACCATTGCTTCACTTCAACAGAGCAGCGAAATGGACGCGCTGCGCGCCTCTGGCGTTTCCTACACACGCATGTTTCGCAGTTTCTTTCTGGTGGTTGCGCTGCTCTGGCTTGGCTTGACCTTCACCTCCATGGTGCTACTGCCGCAGGGTCAGCTTGGTTTTAATAATATTCTGGCCAAGGTGTATGCCTTGAAAGGTGCGATCACCTTTTCCCCCCAGCGTTTTACGCAGGGCTTTGATGGTGTCACGGTCTATGTTGATGGTGAGGATCAAGAGGGAATCTACCATGGGGTGATCCTTGAGGATCACCGTGATGGTGTTTCTGTGATCTACACGGCCAAATCGGCTCAATTTATTATGAGCGGGGATTATCTGGAACTGCAGATGAACAGTGGAGTTCGCCTTGAAGGGAAGGGCGCGGATCAACGTATGCTGACCTTTGACCACTACCAGGTAACGATCCCTGTCTCTGAGGGCAAGTGGAGGGAGCGGAAATCAACGGACCATGTGACGATGATGACCGTGTCCGAGCTGTGGCAAAGTGTACAAGCCTTAGCCAAACCTGATGCTGTTGCCGAATGGAACCGACGGGCATTATTGCCCTCGACTGTGTTGATTCTCTTTTTCTTTGCCCTGCCTTTATCGCTGACGCAGAAGCGTTCAGGTAAGGCGGGGTCTCTGATTGCAGGTATTGCAGTGCTGGTGCTGATCTACAATGTGCAGTTGCTGTTGCACAGGCAAGTCAGTCAGGGAGCTTTTTCCGGCTGGACGATGTGGGCGGCACAGGCTGCGATGCTGGCGCTTGGCGCTTTCCTCTGGAAACGGGTGGAGGCAGATCGCATGCCGAGGGTATTCTCACTGTTGAGTGAGTGGATCTATCTTCTGCATCAGGCATTCATACATCGTGTGGCCCATCGCTGGGTGAAAAAAGAGGGTTGA
- the rffA gene encoding dTDP-4-amino-4,6-dideoxygalactose transaminase — translation MCENKVIIPFNKPFMAGDEVTYILEAHSNGQLAGNGPFTQRCQGWLEQKTGCKKALLTHSCTAALEMAALLIDLKPGDEVIMPSYTFVSTANAFVLRGAVPVFIDIREDTLNIDETLIENAITAHTKAIAVVHYAGVACEMDAIMALAEKHGLFVIEDAAQGVMSEYKGRPLGGIGHLAAYSFHETKNVISGEGGALLVNDDRFAERAEIIWEKGTNRSSFFRGEVDKYTWVDVGSSFLPGELIAAFLWAQLEHADDITDRRLQIWETYHHAFAALEAAGIVRRPIIPDECTHNAHMYYLLLDSIEERSELISNLKNDGIMSVFHYVPLHMAPAGEKHCRTSGSMSVTETLSDRLLRLPLWPGMEEQQKHIIDRVSFHLER, via the coding sequence ATGTGTGAAAACAAAGTGATTATTCCGTTTAACAAGCCATTTATGGCCGGTGACGAAGTTACCTATATTCTGGAAGCCCATAGCAATGGACAGCTGGCTGGAAACGGCCCGTTCACGCAGCGATGCCAAGGTTGGCTGGAACAAAAAACAGGCTGCAAAAAAGCACTGCTCACCCACTCCTGCACTGCAGCTCTTGAGATGGCTGCACTGCTCATCGACCTGAAACCCGGTGATGAAGTGATCATGCCCTCCTACACCTTCGTCTCTACCGCCAACGCATTCGTGCTTCGCGGTGCAGTTCCAGTATTTATCGATATTCGTGAGGATACGCTCAATATTGATGAAACCCTGATTGAGAATGCCATTACAGCGCACACTAAAGCCATCGCAGTGGTTCACTATGCCGGTGTAGCCTGTGAGATGGATGCCATTATGGCGCTTGCAGAAAAACACGGTCTTTTTGTCATTGAGGATGCAGCACAGGGAGTCATGTCTGAATACAAAGGAAGGCCATTGGGTGGCATTGGTCATCTGGCCGCCTACAGCTTCCATGAGACGAAAAATGTCATTTCAGGTGAAGGCGGCGCTCTGCTGGTGAATGACGATCGCTTTGCAGAACGCGCCGAGATCATCTGGGAGAAAGGAACCAACCGCAGCAGCTTTTTCAGAGGTGAGGTCGACAAGTACACATGGGTGGATGTCGGTTCTTCATTCCTACCGGGTGAACTGATCGCAGCATTCCTCTGGGCACAGCTGGAACATGCCGATGACATCACCGACCGCCGCCTGCAAATCTGGGAAACATACCACCATGCTTTTGCCGCCCTAGAGGCTGCAGGCATAGTGAGAAGACCGATCATTCCGGATGAATGCACACACAATGCGCATATGTACTATCTTCTGCTCGACTCAATTGAGGAGCGCTCTGAGCTCATCTCAAACCTGAAAAATGACGGTATCATGAGCGTGTTTCACTATGTACCCCTGCATATGGCTCCGGCTGGAGAAAAACATTGTCGTACTTCTGGTTCGATGTCAGTGACTGAGACACTGTCCGATCGCCTTCTCCGCTTGCCTCTCTGGCCCGGCATGGAAGAGCAGCAGAAGCACATCATTGACCGCGTCAGCTTCCACCTTGAGCGTTAA
- a CDS encoding ArnT family glycosyltransferase — protein MSFSIEPSLKLYKFLTIVAGLLMLLPLPIMQYVGEEGLMAIKSYEMFVRGDLMHPSILGIIWPHSPLWHWPVIGISTLIGWEHIDIAIRLVSVIASWLSACVVAFSANWIFKDKPQAGWLGALIYLSMGEVAFWYGWLGYLDATFGLFLFSSIIILWRAIANENLKWFFISLLFVSLAFLTKNITAYVLFGLVGFVVLWRHKCWHILKSPLFLLMGITALSLPLLWQTFVVPPQANTATTTVNDVLRNFVGYGMLDYLKHWTTYPLLFALRALPVSLFIIWLWLRRKHQFHLDHNLTTLILIILVCLLPFWISAHASPRYLVPFYGLIALLLTGLTLQLNPQHLRQGITLIALFILLKIPYSVVVLPYIKDWRPERDVKVVAEEVMKLTENAPLRSQNDVSTGLAIAAYIDIWRQDRPPVTWYRNKERGVYILTEVEAPSLGQLIKTWRLRGDYVYLYWKAD, from the coding sequence ATGTCCTTTTCTATCGAACCATCACTCAAACTTTATAAATTCCTGACGATTGTTGCAGGGCTACTCATGCTGTTGCCACTGCCGATTATGCAATACGTCGGTGAAGAGGGGCTGATGGCCATCAAGTCCTATGAGATGTTTGTGCGCGGTGACCTCATGCACCCCTCCATCCTAGGCATTATTTGGCCACACTCCCCGCTCTGGCACTGGCCGGTGATCGGCATCAGCACCCTGATCGGCTGGGAACATATCGATATCGCCATTCGGCTGGTCTCCGTTATCGCATCATGGCTAAGTGCATGTGTCGTTGCATTCAGTGCCAACTGGATTTTTAAGGACAAACCACAAGCTGGCTGGCTTGGAGCCCTGATCTACCTGAGCATGGGAGAGGTTGCATTCTGGTATGGCTGGCTGGGTTATCTCGATGCTACCTTCGGCCTGTTCCTCTTCTCCTCCATTATCATTCTCTGGAGAGCGATAGCCAATGAGAACCTGAAGTGGTTTTTCATCTCCCTGCTCTTTGTTTCCCTTGCATTTCTGACCAAAAACATTACTGCCTATGTTCTGTTCGGTCTGGTCGGATTTGTGGTGCTCTGGCGTCATAAATGCTGGCACATTCTGAAATCACCATTGTTTCTGCTGATGGGCATTACTGCACTATCACTGCCATTGCTCTGGCAAACGTTTGTAGTTCCCCCACAGGCAAATACAGCTACTACAACCGTAAATGATGTTCTTCGTAACTTTGTAGGTTATGGCATGCTCGACTACCTTAAGCACTGGACGACCTATCCATTGCTGTTTGCCTTACGGGCACTGCCGGTAAGCCTCTTTATTATCTGGTTATGGTTGCGTCGCAAACATCAGTTTCATCTTGATCATAATCTGACCACACTGATACTAATTATTCTCGTCTGCCTGCTTCCGTTCTGGATCTCAGCCCATGCAAGCCCCCGCTACCTCGTTCCCTTCTATGGCCTTATTGCCTTACTTCTGACAGGTCTTACGCTGCAATTAAACCCTCAGCATCTTCGTCAGGGCATCACCCTGATTGCGCTGTTTATTCTTCTTAAAATCCCCTACAGCGTTGTTGTCCTTCCCTATATCAAAGACTGGCGCCCGGAACGGGATGTTAAAGTCGTCGCTGAAGAGGTCATGAAACTCACCGAAAATGCGCCTCTGCGAAGCCAAAACGATGTATCAACAGGTCTGGCCATTGCCGCCTATATTGATATCTGGAGACAGGATCGACCACCGGTCACCTGGTACCGTAACAAAGAGCGCGGCGTCTATATCCTCACAGAGGTTGAAGCCCCCTCTCTCGGCCAGCTGATAAAAACATGGAGACTGCGCGGTGACTACGTCTACCTCTACTGGAAAGCGGATTAA
- a CDS encoding GNAT family N-acetyltransferase: MNNSAIRPTPWDTAAFGMSCFDIIEASEAVLAHAATTPGHYSVKVDPLTSKALLHKYGFYYTDTLIEPFCKSSDVVEFKNPDITINSSVDIDLLLPMCDESFLHGRFHRDFNLTSSKADLRYKQWLKQLSSECNVLGLFYRDELAGFIAHNKGSLLLHAIDAKFRGQGLAKYFWSTTCKKLADDGVQEIRSSISAGNLPVLNLYCSLGFRFRKAVDIYHRVTE, from the coding sequence ATGAATAATTCTGCTATACGCCCTACCCCCTGGGATACAGCAGCCTTTGGCATGAGCTGCTTTGATATTATTGAAGCCAGTGAGGCTGTTCTTGCGCATGCAGCAACCACTCCCGGTCACTACAGCGTCAAAGTCGATCCGCTTACCTCTAAGGCACTACTGCACAAATACGGCTTCTACTACACCGACACCCTGATTGAGCCATTCTGCAAGAGCAGTGATGTGGTTGAATTCAAAAACCCGGATATCACTATCAACAGCTCAGTGGATATCGACCTGTTGCTGCCTATGTGTGACGAAAGTTTTCTGCATGGCCGCTTTCACCGCGATTTCAATCTGACAAGTAGCAAAGCCGACCTGCGCTACAAGCAGTGGCTGAAACAGCTGTCAAGTGAATGTAACGTGCTGGGACTGTTTTATCGCGATGAATTGGCAGGTTTTATTGCCCATAACAAAGGCAGTTTGCTACTGCACGCCATTGATGCAAAGTTTCGTGGTCAGGGGCTTGCCAAATATTTCTGGTCAACGACCTGCAAAAAGCTGGCCGATGATGGTGTTCAGGAGATTCGAAGTTCGATATCAGCAGGTAACCTACCCGTTCTCAACCTCTACTGTTCACTGGGTTTTCGCTTCAGAAAAGCCGTGGACATCTATCACAGAGTGACCGAATAA
- a CDS encoding class I SAM-dependent methyltransferase, which produces MEDQSTTSWPAHAAAVGTHDAVMKVIDLHTASLKGKRVCDLPCGAGLFSKQLQDRGAEVYAFDIENVQPYCGPKEKRVLADANDSLPVASNTFDLIVSIEGIEHVENGSHLLREMSRCLRDNNSTIVISTPNVDSFRSRIVTIWKGYPKYFNPVDMENKTSGHLQPVDMVFMHGAAKRAGLEIVDIQTVPNNRDKGLMLWFQELVRPWVTKSLPGKMQDKIPFYGDVIIYVLKKSG; this is translated from the coding sequence GTGGAAGATCAATCAACAACATCTTGGCCTGCCCATGCTGCAGCAGTAGGAACACATGATGCTGTTATGAAGGTCATTGACCTGCACACTGCCTCCTTGAAAGGTAAGCGTGTTTGCGACCTGCCTTGTGGAGCTGGCTTGTTTTCCAAACAACTTCAAGATAGAGGTGCTGAAGTCTATGCGTTCGACATAGAGAATGTTCAGCCCTATTGCGGCCCGAAGGAAAAGAGGGTACTTGCTGACGCCAATGACTCCTTACCTGTTGCCTCTAATACTTTTGACCTGATTGTTAGTATTGAGGGTATAGAACATGTGGAAAATGGCTCCCATCTATTACGGGAGATGTCCCGTTGCCTGCGTGATAATAACAGCACCATCGTTATAAGCACCCCCAATGTCGATAGTTTTCGTTCGCGCATCGTCACCATTTGGAAAGGATACCCGAAATACTTCAATCCGGTTGATATGGAAAATAAAACGTCGGGGCATTTACAGCCTGTTGACATGGTTTTTATGCATGGTGCAGCAAAACGTGCCGGGCTTGAAATCGTTGATATTCAAACTGTTCCGAATAACCGGGACAAGGGATTGATGCTCTGGTTTCAAGAGCTTGTACGCCCATGGGTAACGAAGTCATTGCCAGGTAAAATGCAGGATAAAATACCGTTTTATGGCGATGTGATTATCTACGTCTTGAAAAAAAGCGGATGA
- the rfaE1 gene encoding D-glycero-beta-D-manno-heptose-7-phosphate kinase, with translation MILVIGDIIVDEFIWGDVSRISPEAPVPVVNVDRIDRRLGGSANVVRNLHSLNTPSAMLGLVGDDEAGYWVKLRLAELHSDNSGVITKKLNDRPTAIKTRIIARHQQVVRYDREWTQAARPDSQQRLLDSLQKLQSQSTAAILSDYGKGVLTPDFIRQLIQQLQGSIIGVDPKPEHTDAYRGATFITPNLSEAAAMAGMKAINEDANAEAIAEKLHADLDLEYVLLTRSERGMTLFDGKQNHHIPTAARDVFDVTGAGDTVIAVFTACLARGDDALTAAKIANRAAGVVVGKVGTATADWAEIETH, from the coding sequence TTGATTCTGGTTATCGGCGATATCATTGTTGATGAATTTATCTGGGGTGATGTATCACGCATCTCACCAGAAGCACCTGTTCCGGTAGTAAATGTAGATCGCATCGATCGACGCCTTGGCGGATCAGCAAACGTTGTACGCAACCTGCATTCTTTGAACACGCCATCTGCCATGCTTGGCCTGGTCGGCGATGATGAGGCTGGCTACTGGGTAAAGCTCCGGTTGGCAGAGCTGCATTCGGATAACAGCGGTGTCATCACAAAGAAACTTAATGATCGACCTACCGCCATCAAAACCCGCATTATTGCCCGCCACCAGCAGGTGGTGCGTTATGACCGTGAATGGACACAAGCTGCGCGGCCGGATAGCCAGCAGCGACTGCTGGATTCCCTGCAGAAGCTGCAGTCACAATCAACAGCAGCCATTCTCTCCGACTACGGTAAAGGCGTGCTCACCCCAGACTTTATCCGACAGCTGATTCAGCAGCTTCAAGGTAGCATTATCGGTGTCGATCCAAAGCCTGAGCATACCGACGCCTATCGCGGTGCAACCTTCATCACCCCGAACCTCTCCGAAGCCGCCGCCATGGCAGGCATGAAAGCAATCAACGAGGATGCCAACGCCGAGGCGATTGCAGAAAAGCTACATGCTGATCTTGACCTCGAATATGTACTGCTCACCCGTTCCGAGCGCGGCATGACCCTTTTTGATGGAAAACAGAATCACCATATCCCAACTGCAGCACGTGATGTGTTTGATGTAACCGGTGCAGGCGACACGGTCATTGCTGTGTTCACTGCATGCCTGGCCCGCGGCGATGATGCCCTGACAGCTGCGAAAATCGCCAACCGTGCCGCTGGAGTTGTGGTCGGCAAGGTCGGCACGGCAACGGCAGACTGGGCCGAAATCGAGACGCATTAA